One part of the Pirellulales bacterium genome encodes these proteins:
- a CDS encoding DUF4185 domain-containing protein: MRVICGFLSLLLAATACAARAIAAEPARVRVVKAEPTADWNARFNNTEGWIGGDGVFSALLAPQRVLFLFGDTLLGKVSAGRRRGATMVNNTVGLLSLADPHARLRFVSGSAGKDQPAAVFVPDEGGGWFWPQAAIDVKGRLFVFLAHIDKTGKDGPFGFKQIGQCLAAVDNPLDEPTAWRIKQRCLPFAEFEEKRERLWGAALLAEGDDVYIYGIDDRRKQLGSKELIVARAPRDKLADFDAWRFQHDWQWVATPTGEGGADGFANEFSVSRLPEGQGYLVVYTDSGLSDRILGRVSASPAGPWSEPVVLYTCPEMAGDKGVFCYAAKAHPWAVRGNELLISYCVNAWDFGRLFDDNEVYRPRFVRVTLGN, from the coding sequence GTGCGCGTAATCTGCGGTTTCCTATCGCTGTTGCTGGCGGCCACGGCATGCGCCGCGCGGGCCATCGCGGCCGAGCCCGCGCGCGTGCGCGTCGTGAAGGCCGAGCCGACCGCCGATTGGAACGCGCGCTTCAACAACACCGAAGGCTGGATAGGCGGCGATGGCGTCTTCTCGGCGCTGCTGGCTCCGCAGCGCGTGTTGTTTCTGTTTGGCGACACGCTGCTAGGCAAAGTCAGCGCGGGCCGCCGCAGGGGCGCGACGATGGTCAACAACACCGTCGGTCTGCTGTCGCTGGCCGACCCGCACGCCCGTTTGCGATTTGTGAGCGGCTCCGCCGGCAAGGACCAACCTGCGGCGGTCTTTGTGCCGGACGAGGGTGGCGGCTGGTTCTGGCCGCAGGCGGCGATCGATGTCAAAGGCCGCCTGTTCGTTTTTTTGGCGCACATCGACAAGACCGGCAAGGACGGGCCCTTCGGTTTCAAGCAAATTGGCCAGTGTCTGGCCGCGGTCGACAACCCGCTCGACGAACCGACCGCCTGGAGAATCAAGCAGCGTTGTTTGCCGTTCGCCGAATTCGAGGAAAAGCGCGAGCGCTTGTGGGGCGCGGCGCTGTTGGCCGAGGGCGACGACGTGTACATCTACGGAATAGACGACCGCCGCAAGCAGCTTGGAAGCAAGGAGCTGATCGTCGCCCGTGCGCCCCGCGACAAGCTTGCCGACTTCGATGCCTGGCGGTTCCAACACGATTGGCAGTGGGTCGCCACGCCGACGGGCGAAGGAGGGGCCGATGGCTTCGCGAACGAGTTCTCGGTCAGCCGCTTGCCTGAGGGCCAAGGCTATCTTGTGGTTTACACCGACAGCGGGTTGAGCGATCGAATTCTCGGTCGCGTGTCGGCGTCGCCGGCGGGCCCGTGGTCGGAGCCGGTCGTGCTTTATACTTGCCCGGAGATGGCCGGCGACAAAGGCGTGTTCTGCTATGCCGCCAAGGCCCATCCGTGGGCGGTGCGAGGCAATGAGTTGCTCATCAGCTACTGCGTCAATGCCTGGGATTTCGGCCGGCTGTTTGACGACAACGAGGTCTATCGGCCCCGCTTCGTGCGTGTCACGCTGGGCAACTAG
- a CDS encoding SPFH domain-containing protein codes for MIGGRELDSFLTAKDGVAKELEELLRPRATTLGFELIAVGIRDVILPGEMKTLLNRVTEAKKAAEANLIVRREETAAMRSQANTAKLLEDNPTLMRLRELEILEKVAASSKLNVVLGEKGLAERVVNLL; via the coding sequence GTGATCGGCGGGCGCGAACTCGACAGCTTCTTGACCGCCAAGGACGGCGTGGCCAAGGAGTTGGAGGAGCTGCTGCGTCCGCGTGCGACCACGCTCGGCTTCGAGTTGATCGCCGTGGGCATCCGCGACGTGATCCTGCCGGGCGAAATGAAGACGCTGCTCAACCGGGTGACCGAGGCCAAGAAGGCGGCTGAGGCCAACCTGATCGTGCGGCGCGAGGAGACGGCGGCCATGCGCAGCCAGGCGAACACCGCCAAGCTGCTGGAGGACAACCCGACGCTCATGCGGCTGCGTGAGCTGGAAATCCTCGAAAAGGTCGCCGCCAGCAGCAAGCTGAACGTCGTGCTCGGCGAGAAGGGACTGGCCGAGCGGGTCGTGAACCTGCTGTAG